CCGGCCTTGGCCGCCGACAACCCCAGGCTGGCGGACACATCGCTGAGCAACGGTGCCATGCTCGACAAGGCCGGGCGCAGGTTCAGCGCCACCAGGATCAGCCCCAGCAGTAGCAGCCACGGGCGCTGGACCACGGGGTGACTGTGCTGTACCTGGTCGTCATCGGCCTCGGCGTCGATCAACAGTTCTTCGAGTTCGTTTGTGCGTCGGGTTTCAAGGTTCATTGATCAACTGCCGGCAGAGGGATTGGGCGCGTTCCGGGTCCTGGTGTTCCACGGCGTCGAGCAGGGCGGTGTGCAGATCGAATACCGCCTGACGACGCGGTGAGGTGTTCAAGGTCTGGCGCAACTGGGCGGCGACGACGCTGGAAAAGTACTGGTACAGCTCGCTCAACGCAGGGTTGTGGGCGGCGTCCACCAGGCGTTTATGGAACACCAGGTCGGCGCTGATATAGGCCTCCAGGTCACCCTGGTACAGCTCGCCGCTGGCCTTGAGCGCCGCACGCACCTGTTCGAGGTCCTGCTCGGTACGGCGCAGCGCCGCCAGGCCGATGGCTTCCACTTCCAGAATCCGCCGCGTTTCCTGTGCCTGCTCCAACGTGCAATGGGACAGCGCGCGCATCGTGCCCAACGGGTCGGTCATTGAACGCAGGTAACTGCCGTCACCCTGGCGGACCTCGATCAACCCCGAAAACGCCAGAACGCGCATGGCCTCGCGCACGGTATTGCGGCTGATGCCGAGTTCAGCGCATAGCTCGGGTTCAGTGGGCAGGCGTTCGCCGATGGCCCATTTGCCTTCGCTGATGCGCCAGCGCAATTGCTCAAGGGCCTGGTCCACCAGGGAGCGTTTGATCAACGGGGCGATGTCTGTCATGGGTTGCGTGATTTCGTCCAATCATAGGATGAATTTTCCCACAGCCTATTCAGAGTTGCCTACGAACGCAACGCACTAGGGTTCTTAGGCAGGAAAATGAGCAGTATTTTCCATTGGTAAAATTACCCTTAGAGGGTAATTATTGGGCTCAGGTGTCTTATGGAAAAGTACACACCTCATCACGACTTGGCGGTGATAAAGGCGGATGTCAGGCGACTTGGGGAAAAGGCATTTACCTCAACGGCGAAGATCACGGGGAGGAAACTCGGCTTTGAGATCCATGAAATGCAAGAGGTCGTTTTTCAATTGCAAACCAGGATGTTGTACAAATCGATGACTACCTATGCAGACCATAAGGTCTGGCAGGACGTGTACCACATCAGTTCACACGGCATGGAGATTTACATAAAGGTCACTTACGGCTCAGGTGGTAACCCACCGGTAATCTCCTTCAAGGAGTGCAGCTCATGAAAACTCAACAGTGCTTTATATGCGGTACGCCCGAAGGCATGACTCGGTTCGAGGGCCGTAGCGAGACCATTAGCGTCAAAGGGATGGAGCGTCGTGTCGATGACCTTTCTGGCTGGGAATGCCATGCCTGCGGCGACGGCATGTATGATCCGGACAGTGCGGAGCGTCACGCAAAAGCTGGTGATGAACTCGTCCAGGCTGCGCGGACAATGATCGGTAACGAGATGAAACGTATCCGTCGCAAGCTGCACCTTACCCAAAAAGAAACCGTGCAGC
The sequence above is drawn from the Pseudomonas quebecensis genome and encodes:
- a CDS encoding FadR/GntR family transcriptional regulator → MTDIAPLIKRSLVDQALEQLRWRISEGKWAIGERLPTEPELCAELGISRNTVREAMRVLAFSGLIEVRQGDGSYLRSMTDPLGTMRALSHCTLEQAQETRRILEVEAIGLAALRRTEQDLEQVRAALKASGELYQGDLEAYISADLVFHKRLVDAAHNPALSELYQYFSSVVAAQLRQTLNTSPRRQAVFDLHTALLDAVEHQDPERAQSLCRQLINEP
- a CDS encoding type II toxin-antitoxin system MqsR family toxin; translation: MEKYTPHHDLAVIKADVRRLGEKAFTSTAKITGRKLGFEIHEMQEVVFQLQTRMLYKSMTTYADHKVWQDVYHISSHGMEIYIKVTYGSGGNPPVISFKECSS
- a CDS encoding type II toxin-antitoxin system MqsA family antitoxin → MKTQQCFICGTPEGMTRFEGRSETISVKGMERRVDDLSGWECHACGDGMYDPDSAERHAKAGDELVQAARTMIGNEMKRIRRKLHLTQKETVQLLSGGGHNAFSRYERGELLPPKPLVLLMRLLDRHPHLLADAKVLAEGADLRGFTHTVNTGQKALKAC